Proteins encoded in a region of the Stieleria neptunia genome:
- a CDS encoding LuxR C-terminal-related transcriptional regulator, whose product MTRTPVIRTGAVDVISDWALDQPRPTDFVDPYFFISHRGLSEITFVSPSVEKVLGYAPNAMAGRSYESFLCQGDPLNDDVAECQHADLSGGGSLHTLRCVRDATGNPRILSVYTVGIAQHEGGPIVRRHHLARDVTESVRRHMQRIQQLESLEHAASQMTDQERAVAERIMQGKMNRVIGRELDISDRTVERRRAAIMKHFHATTLAELISKLAQLELLREWTKTDADTQWKTARNADQVSALAV is encoded by the coding sequence ATGACTCGCACACCCGTTATCCGAACAGGAGCCGTTGACGTGATCAGTGATTGGGCATTGGACCAGCCTCGGCCGACCGACTTTGTGGATCCCTACTTCTTTATTTCCCACCGCGGCCTGTCGGAGATCACCTTCGTCAGCCCTTCGGTCGAAAAGGTGTTGGGCTACGCCCCGAATGCGATGGCGGGGCGGTCTTACGAATCGTTCCTTTGCCAGGGCGACCCGCTCAACGACGATGTCGCCGAATGCCAGCACGCGGACCTCAGCGGTGGCGGCAGCCTTCACACCCTGCGCTGTGTTCGAGACGCGACGGGCAATCCCCGCATCCTCTCCGTCTACACCGTCGGCATTGCCCAGCACGAAGGCGGCCCGATCGTGCGACGCCACCATCTGGCGCGAGATGTGACCGAGAGTGTTCGCCGACACATGCAGAGGATCCAGCAACTCGAATCGCTCGAGCATGCCGCCAGCCAAATGACGGATCAGGAACGCGCCGTTGCCGAGCGGATCATGCAAGGCAAGATGAATCGTGTGATCGGACGCGAGTTGGACATTTCAGATCGAACCGTCGAACGCCGTCGAGCCGCGATCATGAAACACTTCCACGCAACGACCCTTGCCGAATTGATCTCCAAGCTCGCGCAGCTCGAATTGCTTCGCGAATGGACCAAGACTGATGCGGACACGCAGTGGAAAACGGCACGCAATGCAGACCAGGTCTCCGCCTTGGCGGTTTAA
- the truB gene encoding tRNA pseudouridine(55) synthase TruB yields MFGFLNCDKPIGFSSRDLVNIVQGRLRGRKVKVGHCGTLDPLASGVLVVGVGPAARLTPFVHEASKSYHATFRLAAESPTGDMEFEPTVYPDHPIPTAQELASACRTLTGSIEQIPPAYSAIKVDGKRAYLMAREGQDVVMPPRQVHVEAIEILSYHYPDLQLQITCGTGTYIRTLGMDLAKAVGTVAVMTSLVRTRVGEFSISDSVSETQLRENEIESMLLPAAIGVSHLPRMIVHPDECKRLANGLCLGSRQPDTPGVADGDPEHVAAITPDGHLKAILIQKQSSWCPKRVFPG; encoded by the coding sequence ATGTTCGGATTTCTCAATTGCGACAAGCCGATCGGCTTTTCATCACGCGACCTGGTCAACATCGTCCAGGGACGACTGCGCGGACGAAAGGTCAAGGTGGGGCACTGCGGCACGCTCGATCCGCTGGCCAGCGGCGTGCTGGTCGTCGGCGTCGGACCGGCCGCCCGGCTGACCCCCTTCGTGCACGAAGCGTCCAAAAGCTATCACGCGACGTTTCGATTGGCCGCCGAAAGTCCGACCGGCGACATGGAATTTGAACCCACCGTGTATCCCGACCATCCGATCCCGACCGCCCAGGAACTCGCTTCGGCGTGTCGAACCCTGACAGGAAGCATCGAGCAGATCCCGCCGGCTTATTCGGCCATCAAAGTCGACGGCAAACGGGCTTATCTGATGGCCCGCGAAGGACAGGACGTGGTGATGCCGCCGCGGCAGGTTCACGTCGAAGCGATCGAAATCCTCTCCTATCACTACCCCGATCTGCAGCTGCAAATCACCTGCGGAACCGGTACCTACATTCGCACCCTGGGCATGGATCTCGCCAAAGCGGTGGGCACCGTCGCGGTGATGACTTCGTTGGTCCGCACGCGCGTCGGCGAGTTCTCGATCTCGGATTCCGTTTCGGAAACGCAGCTCCGTGAAAACGAAATCGAGTCCATGCTGTTGCCCGCGGCGATCGGTGTTTCGCACTTGCCCCGAATGATCGTCCATCCGGACGAATGCAAACGCCTAGCCAACGGGTTGTGTCTCGGCTCGCGACAACCCGACACGCCGGGTGTCGCGGATGGAGATCCCGAGCATGTTGCGGCGATCACCCCGGACGGGCATCTCAAAGCGATCTTGATCCAGAAGCAATCGAGCTGGTGCCCCAAGCGAGTCTTCCCCGGTTAA
- a CDS encoding NUDIX hydrolase: MIRDDDPAEPMLLKGARFNVHRMTLTGDDGRLYQREVIRHPGAVVLLPILDDGRVVLIENTRPTVGETLLELPAGTREPGEEALVTAARELIEETGYRAGKLELIHEFYSAPGICDELMHLYRATELVAGDPDREATESIVNRIATRDEIRDWIAGGKIRDAKTLVGLYALLSAG, encoded by the coding sequence ATGATCCGAGACGACGATCCCGCAGAACCGATGCTTTTAAAGGGTGCCAGGTTCAACGTTCACCGGATGACGTTGACCGGCGACGACGGCCGGCTTTATCAACGGGAGGTGATCCGCCATCCCGGTGCGGTCGTTTTGCTTCCGATCCTCGACGACGGCCGCGTCGTTCTGATCGAAAACACGCGACCGACGGTGGGCGAGACGCTGTTGGAACTCCCGGCCGGAACGCGTGAACCGGGCGAAGAGGCTCTGGTGACGGCCGCGCGAGAGTTGATCGAAGAAACCGGCTACCGGGCGGGCAAGCTGGAATTGATCCATGAGTTCTATTCTGCGCCGGGCATCTGCGACGAACTGATGCATCTGTACCGAGCGACCGAACTGGTCGCCGGCGATCCCGACCGCGAAGCGACCGAGTCGATTGTCAATCGGATCGCGACGCGGGATGAAATTCGAGATTGGATCGCCGGAGGAAAAATCCGCGATGCCAAGACCTTGGTGGGGCTGTACGCGTTGCTGTCGGCAGGTTGA